In Desulfuromonas acetoxidans DSM 684, one genomic interval encodes:
- a CDS encoding monovalent cation/H+ antiporter subunit D family protein has translation MTIATLMQLCLIIPAAGALFIVLSHRLRDLREGVTLFSAAALFAVVFQLFRRPDALDASPVILATPLPGLELALDLEPLGLLFAGIASLLWMITSLYTIGYMRGNREQQQTILYACFALALASTMGIALAGNLLTLFVFYEMLTLSTYPLVTHKRDHDALTGGRFYLGILVGSSIGLLLPAIIWTWHLTGTTAFQFGGILPTDTSKTVVTALLLLYAFGIGKAALMPLHRWLPEAMVAPTPVSALLHAVAVVKAGVFCIVKVVLYVFGTEILIGSDGLFILQVIAAFTLLCASLIALQQDNLKRRLAYSTISQLSYITLATAILAPLSITGAVVHIAAHAVGKITLFFAAGAIYTAAHKTRVSELNGIGKRMPWTMGAFAVATLSMIGLPPAAGFLSKWFMLQGAFQSGQLWVIAVLLLSTLLNAGYFIPIVYAAFFKPEDHVPDHAHGEAPLSMVVALSATAGLTLVLFFWPDLIVTIASRLGQGGVL, from the coding sequence ATGACAATAGCCACCCTGATGCAGTTATGCCTGATCATTCCAGCCGCTGGTGCGCTATTTATTGTCCTCAGCCACCGCCTGCGCGACCTACGCGAAGGGGTAACTCTGTTCAGTGCCGCGGCCCTGTTCGCTGTGGTTTTTCAGCTGTTCCGTCGTCCTGATGCTCTGGATGCCTCACCCGTCATTCTGGCCACACCGTTGCCGGGTCTGGAACTGGCTCTGGACCTCGAGCCATTGGGTTTGCTGTTTGCCGGTATCGCCAGCCTGTTGTGGATGATCACATCGCTGTACACCATCGGCTACATGCGTGGCAACCGCGAACAGCAGCAAACCATTCTTTATGCCTGCTTCGCTCTGGCTCTGGCCAGTACCATGGGCATTGCCCTGGCTGGCAACCTGCTGACGCTATTTGTGTTTTACGAAATGCTTACCCTTTCGACCTACCCACTGGTCACCCACAAACGTGATCACGATGCCTTGACCGGCGGCCGTTTTTATCTCGGGATTCTGGTCGGCAGCTCCATTGGCCTGCTGCTCCCCGCCATTATCTGGACCTGGCACCTGACCGGGACGACCGCATTTCAATTTGGCGGCATTCTGCCAACAGACACCTCGAAAACCGTGGTCACAGCCCTGCTGCTGCTTTACGCCTTCGGCATCGGCAAGGCGGCGCTGATGCCCCTGCATCGCTGGCTACCCGAAGCCATGGTCGCGCCGACACCGGTCAGCGCCCTGCTGCATGCCGTGGCCGTGGTCAAAGCCGGGGTGTTCTGTATTGTCAAGGTAGTGCTTTACGTGTTTGGCACCGAAATACTCATCGGCAGCGACGGCCTGTTTATCCTCCAGGTGATTGCGGCGTTTACGTTGCTGTGCGCTTCGCTCATTGCCTTGCAGCAGGACAACTTGAAACGACGCCTGGCTTATTCCACCATCAGCCAGCTGTCCTACATCACGCTGGCTACGGCGATCCTGGCACCACTGTCCATCACCGGAGCGGTGGTCCACATTGCCGCCCATGCCGTCGGGAAGATCACCCTGTTTTTTGCTGCCGGTGCCATCTATACAGCGGCCCATAAAACCCGGGTCAGTGAACTGAATGGCATCGGTAAACGCATGCCATGGACCATGGGCGCGTTTGCCGTCGCCACATTATCAATGATCGGACTGCCACCGGCCGCAGGATTTCTCTCCAAGTGGTTTATGTTGCAAGGGGCGTTTCAATCCGGCCAGCTCTGGGTTATTGCCGTGTTGCTCCTCAGCACCTTGCTTAACGCTGGATATTTTATCCCCATTGTCTATGCCGCTTTTTTCAAACCGGAAGACCATGTCCCTGATCATGCCCACGGTGAAGCCCCGCTGAGCATGGTTGTTGCTTTGTCGGCAACCGCAGGCCTGACTCTGGTGCTGTTTTTCTGGCCGGATCTGATTGTTACCATCGCCTCACGTCTGGGGCAGGGAGGTGTATTATGA
- a CDS encoding proton-conducting transporter membrane subunit, producing the protein MTDLLLPPGVLLLCVVPALALLPRILCRWILALSPPLVLLYLWMLPENAALSVHLAGFDLHLVQLSAMGRLFASAFLLATWAGSLFAFPAQRREWCAAYLYAGSAVAISHCGDWISLFLFWEVMAVASTVLVWTGGFKQSAASGMRYLLVHLTGGVLLMSGIAAHLLAQDSTLITPLTDGTVGSVLILAGFLVNAGAPPLSFWVADAYPQSSPSAMVFLSALTTKTAVFVLASCFAGWSILIPIGGYMAIYGIIYALRENDVRRILAYSIVNQVGFMVVAIGIGGETAINGVTLHALAHIFYKTVLVIAAGVILRETGARHATQLGGLARRYPLVTACTLIGAAASMGVPLTSSFISKGVILQAAVEHHVLWIWVLLLACSAAVAFNAGIRFPWLVFFRTQQKPLPEKPLQLCPSSLSAILLPTLLCLAIGMFPQKLFALLPFSAVYHPYTVLHMAEQFQILVPAIALFWWLRPLMVPRPLTQLDLDWLLRRLLFFAWEEGVLRLLYLSVNVRDVLLTSSVRGFKFLFRHYGPRGILARSWPTGSIALWVALILASYVVLYSLQSRSLWQFIHSSFS; encoded by the coding sequence ATGACTGATCTGCTCCTGCCCCCCGGCGTGTTGCTGCTGTGTGTTGTTCCGGCGCTGGCCTTGTTACCACGAATCCTGTGCCGCTGGATTCTCGCATTAAGTCCACCGCTGGTACTGCTTTATCTGTGGATGTTGCCCGAAAACGCTGCGTTGTCCGTCCATCTGGCCGGATTTGACCTGCACCTGGTGCAGCTCAGCGCTATGGGCCGCCTGTTTGCCAGTGCGTTTCTGCTCGCGACCTGGGCTGGGAGTCTGTTTGCATTTCCGGCCCAGCGCCGCGAGTGGTGTGCCGCCTATCTCTACGCCGGCAGTGCGGTGGCCATCAGCCACTGCGGTGATTGGATCAGTCTGTTTTTGTTCTGGGAAGTGATGGCCGTTGCTTCAACGGTTCTGGTGTGGACGGGTGGGTTCAAACAGAGCGCGGCTTCCGGTATGCGCTATCTGCTGGTTCATTTGACCGGAGGCGTTCTGCTGATGAGCGGAATTGCAGCCCACCTGCTGGCACAGGACTCTACCCTGATAACACCTCTGACCGATGGCACCGTTGGATCGGTGCTGATACTCGCCGGTTTCCTCGTCAATGCCGGAGCCCCGCCACTGTCGTTCTGGGTGGCTGATGCCTATCCGCAGTCGAGTCCCAGCGCCATGGTGTTTTTGTCGGCACTGACGACCAAGACAGCGGTCTTTGTGCTGGCCAGTTGCTTCGCCGGGTGGTCGATATTAATCCCCATTGGTGGCTACATGGCTATTTACGGCATCATCTATGCCTTACGTGAAAACGATGTCCGACGTATCCTTGCCTACAGCATCGTCAACCAGGTTGGTTTTATGGTGGTGGCCATTGGCATTGGCGGCGAAACTGCCATCAACGGTGTCACTCTCCATGCTCTGGCCCACATTTTTTACAAAACAGTTCTGGTTATTGCGGCGGGTGTCATATTACGGGAGACCGGTGCACGCCATGCCACTCAACTGGGTGGACTGGCGCGCCGCTATCCGCTGGTGACGGCTTGTACCCTGATCGGCGCTGCCGCAAGCATGGGCGTGCCGCTCACCTCCAGCTTCATCAGCAAGGGGGTGATTCTCCAGGCCGCCGTGGAACACCACGTACTGTGGATATGGGTGCTATTGCTCGCTTGTTCAGCTGCAGTGGCCTTTAATGCCGGTATCCGTTTCCCCTGGCTGGTTTTTTTCCGTACACAACAGAAGCCTTTGCCGGAAAAACCGCTACAGCTTTGCCCTTCCTCTTTATCGGCGATTCTGCTGCCAACGCTGCTGTGTCTGGCGATCGGCATGTTCCCCCAAAAGCTTTTCGCCTTGCTGCCGTTTTCAGCGGTCTATCACCCCTATACCGTTCTCCACATGGCCGAGCAATTTCAGATTCTGGTGCCGGCCATCGCTCTGTTCTGGTGGTTACGACCGTTAATGGTTCCACGACCGTTGACCCAGCTCGATCTCGACTGGCTTTTGCGACGCTTGTTGTTTTTTGCCTGGGAGGAGGGCGTTCTGCGGTTGCTCTATCTCAGTGTTAATGTACGAGATGTGTTGCTGACATCGTCGGTGCGTGGTTTCAAGTTTCTGTTCCGCCACTACGGCCCTCGCGGCATCCTGGCTCGCTCCTGGCCGACCGGCAGCATCGCCCTGTGGGTTGCGCTGATTCTCGCCAGCTATGTGGTTCTGTACAGCCTGCAAAGTCGCTCATTGTGGCAATTCATCCACTCAAGCTTCAGTTGA
- a CDS encoding nitroreductase family protein has protein sequence MSDCTLNNCDFRGLIEKTRNYHYFVESEKVTEEMLRELVDYARLAPSTSNLNLQPLRYLIACEEERNEKIFETLSWQGYLRGWGGPIKGVKPTGYIIVLGDKTVCSSYVADQGIAAQSILLGDTNKGLGGCIAAKVQRRKLREALDLPTRYEILLVIAIGKPGEEIVLEHQEPGADAYGWHDDQGNYHLPKRSLDSIILKY, from the coding sequence ATGAGCGATTGCACTTTGAACAACTGTGATTTCAGAGGGTTGATCGAAAAGACACGAAACTATCACTATTTTGTCGAGTCAGAGAAAGTCACCGAAGAGATGTTGCGCGAGCTGGTGGATTACGCCCGTCTGGCACCATCAACCAGCAACTTGAATCTTCAGCCGTTGCGCTATCTGATCGCCTGTGAAGAAGAGCGCAATGAAAAGATTTTCGAAACGTTGTCCTGGCAGGGGTACCTGCGTGGTTGGGGCGGCCCGATCAAAGGGGTCAAGCCGACTGGCTATATCATCGTACTTGGTGATAAAACCGTGTGCAGCAGTTATGTTGCCGATCAGGGCATTGCCGCTCAGTCGATCTTGCTTGGCGACACGAATAAAGGGTTGGGCGGGTGCATTGCTGCCAAGGTCCAGCGGCGTAAGTTGCGTGAAGCGCTCGATTTGCCGACCCGTTATGAGATTCTGCTGGTTATTGCCATCGGTAAGCCGGGCGAGGAGATTGTTCTCGAACATCAGGAGCCTGGGGCCGATGCCTATGGCTGGCACGATGACCAGGGCAATTACCATCTGCCTAAGCGGAGCCTGGACAGTATTATTCTCAAATACTGA